A portion of the Paenibacillus marchantiae genome contains these proteins:
- a CDS encoding aldo/keto reductase: protein MTAQHLQSTVALNNGVHMPWFGLGVFKVEEGAELIEAVKQAIAHGYRSIDTAAIYGNESGVGQAIAEALRENNLKREELFITSKVWNADLGYDETLAAYETTLNKLGLEYLDLYLIHWPKAGRYKGAWKAMEQLYKAGRIKAIGVSNFQIHHLEDLLQDAEVKPAINQVEYHPRLTQAPLKAFCEKNGIQLEAWSPLMQGQLLDNPVLTEIATAKGKSVAQVILRWDLQNGVITIPKSTKEKRIVENSSIFDFELSNDEMERISALNEDVRVGPDPDNFDF, encoded by the coding sequence ATGACAGCACAACATTTACAATCCACAGTAGCTTTAAATAACGGCGTTCATATGCCTTGGTTCGGACTGGGCGTATTTAAGGTAGAAGAAGGAGCTGAATTAATCGAGGCCGTTAAACAAGCCATTGCTCACGGTTACCGCAGTATTGATACAGCTGCTATATACGGCAACGAATCCGGTGTAGGCCAAGCGATTGCCGAGGCATTGAGAGAGAATAATCTGAAACGTGAAGAATTGTTCATTACGTCCAAAGTGTGGAACGCAGACCTCGGATATGATGAGACGCTTGCGGCATATGAGACAACGCTGAACAAACTTGGACTGGAATACCTGGACCTGTATCTAATTCACTGGCCAAAAGCAGGGAGATACAAAGGCGCATGGAAAGCGATGGAGCAGCTGTACAAAGCAGGCCGCATTAAAGCCATTGGCGTCAGCAACTTCCAGATTCATCATCTTGAAGATCTGTTGCAGGATGCTGAAGTGAAGCCAGCAATTAATCAGGTAGAGTACCACCCTCGTCTGACTCAAGCTCCACTTAAAGCATTCTGTGAGAAAAACGGAATTCAATTGGAAGCTTGGTCGCCGCTCATGCAGGGTCAACTTCTGGACAATCCGGTTCTGACCGAAATTGCCACTGCAAAAGGTAAATCGGTAGCACAAGTCATCCTGCGCTGGGACTTGCAAAACGGTGTCATCACCATTCCCAAGTCTACCAAGGAAAAACGTATTGTCGAGAACTCTTCCATCTTCGACTTTGAATTGTCCAATGATGAGATGGAGCGTATTAGCGCCCTGAACGAAGATGTTCGCGTTGGACCTGATCCTGACAACTTTGATTTCTAA
- a CDS encoding glycosyl hydrolase family 18 protein, which yields MIHLNKHTAFKKTAKFFLGLSLLLSVIVPSFALQPATAEAADSYKIVGYYPSWAAYGRNYNVADIDPTKVTHINYAFADICWNGIHGNPDPSGPNPVTWTCQNEKSQTINVPNGTIVLGDPWIDTGKTFAGDTWDQPIAGNINQLNKLKQTNPNLKTIISVGGWTWSNRFSDVAATAATREVFANSAVDFLRKYNFDGVDLDWEYPVSGGLDGNSKRPEDKQNYTLLLSKIREKLDAAGAVDGKKYLLTIASGASATYASNTELAKIAAIVDWINIMTYDFNGAWQKISAHNAPLNYDPAASAAGVPDANTFNVAAGAQGHLDAGVPAAKLVLGVPFYGRGWDGCAQAGNGQYQTCTGGSSVGTWEAGSFDFYDLEANYINKNGYTRYWNDTAKVPYLYNASNKRFISYDDAESVGYKTAYIKSKGLGGAMFWELSGDRNKTLQNKLKADLPTGGTVPPVDTTAPSVPGNARSTGVTANSVTLAWNASTDNVGVTGYNVYNGANLATSVTGTTATISGLTAGTSYTFTVKAKDAAGNLSAASNAVTVSTTAQPGGDTQAPTAPTNLASTAQTTSSITLSWTASTDNVGVTGYDVYNGTTLATTVTGTTATISGLAADTSYTFTVKAKDAAGNVSAASNAVSVKTAAETTNPGVSAWQVNTAYTAGQLVTYSGKTYKCLQPHTSLAGWEPSNVPALWQLQ from the coding sequence ATGATACATTTAAATAAACACACTGCTTTTAAGAAGACTGCAAAGTTTTTCCTTGGTCTGTCCCTGCTCTTATCCGTCATCGTTCCTTCCTTCGCGCTCCAACCTGCTACGGCCGAAGCAGCAGATTCTTATAAAATTGTTGGTTACTATCCGTCCTGGGCTGCGTACGGCAGAAACTATAATGTAGCTGATATCGATCCGACCAAAGTGACGCATATCAACTATGCTTTTGCTGATATTTGCTGGAACGGCATTCATGGAAATCCGGACCCTTCGGGCCCCAATCCTGTAACCTGGACCTGTCAGAATGAAAAAAGCCAAACGATCAATGTACCGAACGGAACGATTGTGCTCGGCGATCCATGGATCGATACGGGCAAGACATTTGCAGGGGATACGTGGGATCAGCCCATTGCAGGTAATATCAATCAGCTTAACAAGTTGAAACAAACTAATCCTAACCTGAAGACTATTATCTCCGTTGGAGGATGGACGTGGTCCAACCGTTTCTCTGATGTAGCCGCGACTGCTGCAACTCGAGAGGTCTTTGCGAACTCTGCTGTTGACTTCCTGCGGAAGTACAATTTTGACGGGGTAGATCTGGACTGGGAGTACCCGGTATCAGGCGGTCTCGATGGTAACAGCAAACGTCCTGAAGATAAGCAAAACTACACATTGCTCCTGAGCAAAATCCGTGAAAAATTGGATGCAGCGGGAGCTGTGGACGGCAAGAAGTATCTGCTTACGATTGCAAGCGGTGCATCTGCGACCTATGCTTCCAATACGGAGCTTGCAAAAATTGCTGCCATCGTCGACTGGATTAACATTATGACATACGATTTTAACGGGGCTTGGCAAAAAATCAGCGCACATAATGCGCCGTTGAACTATGATCCTGCAGCTTCAGCCGCTGGCGTGCCAGATGCCAATACATTTAATGTGGCAGCCGGAGCACAAGGGCATCTGGATGCAGGTGTACCGGCCGCTAAACTCGTGCTTGGTGTTCCATTCTACGGTCGTGGCTGGGATGGATGCGCACAAGCAGGCAACGGACAGTATCAGACGTGCACGGGTGGTTCTTCCGTTGGAACATGGGAAGCAGGCTCCTTTGACTTCTACGATCTGGAAGCCAATTACATCAACAAAAACGGGTATACGCGTTACTGGAATGACACAGCCAAAGTGCCATATCTCTATAATGCGTCCAACAAGCGCTTTATCAGCTATGACGATGCGGAGTCCGTTGGATATAAAACGGCTTATATCAAGAGCAAAGGACTCGGCGGAGCGATGTTCTGGGAGCTCAGCGGTGACCGTAACAAAACACTCCAAAACAAACTGAAAGCCGATCTGCCTACTGGAGGTACAGTGCCACCAGTAGATACGACGGCACCAAGCGTACCCGGGAATGCTCGTTCGACAGGTGTGACGGCAAACTCTGTGACGCTGGCTTGGAATGCTTCAACGGATAATGTAGGCGTTACCGGTTATAACGTCTATAATGGCGCTAATCTTGCGACATCGGTCACCGGAACGACAGCAACAATCAGCGGACTTACAGCGGGTACTTCCTATACCTTCACGGTAAAAGCAAAAGATGCAGCAGGTAATCTGTCTGCAGCCAGTAATGCTGTAACTGTAAGTACAACGGCTCAGCCGGGAGGCGATACGCAAGCACCAACTGCACCAACGAACCTTGCGTCGACCGCGCAAACGACATCCAGCATAACGCTGAGCTGGACGGCATCCACTGACAATGTGGGTGTAACGGGTTATGACGTGTACAACGGAACGACACTGGCAACAACGGTAACCGGTACGACGGCAACGATCAGCGGACTTGCTGCGGATACCTCGTATACATTTACGGTAAAAGCAAAGGATGCGGCAGGCAACGTGTCTGCAGCGAGCAACGCGGTGAGTGTGAAGACAGCCGCCGAAACGACAAATCCTGGTGTATCCGCATGGCAGGTGAACACAGCTTATACTGCGGGACAACTGGTCACATATAGCGGCAAGACGTATAAATGTTTGCAGCCCCACACCTCCTTGGCAGGATGGGAACCATCCAACGTTCCTGCCTTGTGGCAGCTTCAATAG
- a CDS encoding chitinase, translated as MNQAVRFRPVITFALAFLLIITWFAPRADAAAQWQAGTAYKQGDLVTYLNKDYECIQPHTALTGWEPSNVPALWKYVGEGTGGGTPTPDTTPPTVPAGLTSSLVTDTSVNLTWNASTDNVGVTGYEVYRNGTLAANTSTTTAVVTGLTAGTTYVFTVKAKDAAGNLSAASTSLSVTTSNGSSNPGPSGSKWLIGYWHNFDNGSTNIKLRNVSTAYDVINVSFAEPISPGSGTLAFTPYNATVEEFKSDIAYLQSQGKKVLISMGGANGTIELTDATKRQQFEDSLKSIISTYGFNGLDIDLEGSSLSLNAGDTDFRSPTTPKIVNLINGVKALKSHFGANFVLTAAPETAYVQGGYLNYGGPWGAYLPVIHALRNDLTLLHVQHYNTGSMVGLDGRSYAQGTADFHVAMAEMLLQGFNVGGSSGPFFSPLRPDQIAIGVPASQQAAGGGYTAPAELQKALNYLIKGVSYGGSYTLRQPAGYAGLKGIMTWSINWDAYTNNQFSNAHRPFLNGLSTQKTEEVVY; from the coding sequence TTGAATCAAGCTGTTCGATTCCGCCCGGTCATTACATTCGCTTTGGCATTTCTTCTGATTATTACGTGGTTTGCACCAAGAGCAGACGCCGCTGCCCAGTGGCAGGCAGGCACCGCATACAAACAAGGAGATCTAGTAACCTATTTAAATAAAGATTATGAATGTATTCAGCCCCATACGGCTTTGACCGGATGGGAGCCCTCAAATGTGCCTGCATTGTGGAAATACGTCGGGGAAGGTACGGGAGGGGGAACTCCAACTCCGGATACGACACCACCTACCGTCCCTGCAGGTTTAACCTCATCCCTCGTCACGGATACATCGGTCAATCTTACCTGGAACGCTTCCACGGACAATGTGGGCGTAACCGGATATGAAGTGTACCGGAACGGTACTCTCGCGGCGAACACTTCAACGACTACGGCTGTAGTCACAGGACTGACAGCTGGCACCACATATGTTTTTACAGTCAAAGCAAAAGATGCGGCAGGCAATCTGTCCGCAGCAAGCACCTCTCTCAGCGTTACCACTTCCAACGGATCTTCGAATCCTGGGCCTAGCGGCAGCAAATGGCTGATCGGCTACTGGCACAACTTCGATAATGGCTCTACCAACATTAAACTGCGCAACGTTTCAACAGCTTATGATGTTATTAATGTCTCCTTTGCCGAGCCGATTTCACCCGGCAGCGGAACGCTCGCTTTTACTCCGTATAACGCTACGGTAGAAGAGTTCAAGTCGGACATTGCGTACCTTCAAAGCCAAGGGAAGAAGGTACTGATATCTATGGGGGGAGCCAATGGCACGATTGAGCTCACAGATGCGACCAAGAGACAACAGTTCGAGGATTCCCTAAAATCCATTATTTCAACTTACGGATTCAATGGTCTCGACATCGATCTTGAAGGAAGCTCCCTGTCTTTAAATGCGGGGGATACCGACTTCCGCAGTCCAACGACTCCGAAGATCGTTAACCTGATTAACGGCGTGAAAGCGCTTAAATCACACTTTGGTGCTAATTTCGTCCTGACCGCTGCACCGGAAACGGCCTATGTACAAGGCGGATATCTGAACTATGGTGGTCCTTGGGGGGCGTATCTTCCAGTGATTCATGCCTTGCGCAATGACCTGACCCTACTTCATGTGCAGCACTATAACACCGGTTCGATGGTGGGGCTGGATGGACGTTCTTACGCTCAAGGAACAGCCGATTTCCATGTCGCCATGGCCGAAATGCTGCTTCAAGGGTTTAACGTAGGCGGAAGCTCGGGTCCATTCTTTAGTCCTCTGCGCCCGGACCAGATCGCGATTGGCGTACCAGCTTCCCAGCAAGCGGCTGGAGGCGGCTATACGGCGCCAGCTGAGCTGCAAAAGGCATTGAATTATCTGATCAAAGGAGTATCATACGGCGGTTCCTATACCTTGCGCCAGCCTGCGGGCTATGCCGGACTCAAAGGCATTATGACCTGGTCAATCAACTGGGACGCGTATACGAATAACCAGTTCTCGAACGCACATCGTCCATTCCTGAATGGGCTTAGCACGCAAAAGACAGAGGAGGTTGTGTATTAA
- a CDS encoding pectinesterase family protein: protein MNKPLSHGSDVDLYRKGYLVAADGSGDFPTIQAAIDAIPADCTEKYTIRIKPGTYIEKLHIEKPMVHLVGAGADQTIITYDDYALKKFPNGELYHTFHSYTTFIGADDFTAEGLSFINSAGPGREVGQALAVYVDGDRAAFRHCRFIGHQDTIFTGTLPEQPIDRSFFGGPRDGAERRKLRQYYEDCYIEGDVDFIFGSATAVFQGCEIFAKNRLSDVAAAEGEVNGWITAASTPEDARYGYVFIDCDLTSNAPVQSVYLGRPWRNHAKVCFLNCWMGAHVKQEGWHNWNKNDAEATVAYFEYHSAGPGAGSVMGRVPWSKILSDQEAAEYTVPVILSGEDGWQPFEGMLSFELVSSKLK from the coding sequence ATGAACAAACCTCTGTCACATGGATCAGATGTGGATCTGTACAGGAAAGGTTACCTGGTTGCTGCGGACGGAAGCGGCGATTTTCCCACTATTCAGGCTGCCATTGATGCGATTCCGGCCGACTGCACTGAAAAGTATACGATTCGCATAAAGCCAGGCACTTATATTGAAAAACTACACATCGAGAAGCCGATGGTTCACCTCGTCGGCGCGGGAGCTGATCAGACTATCATCACGTATGATGATTATGCGCTCAAGAAGTTCCCGAACGGGGAGTTGTATCATACCTTTCATTCGTACACGACCTTTATTGGTGCAGATGATTTCACCGCTGAAGGACTTTCCTTCATCAACTCGGCTGGACCTGGTCGTGAGGTGGGTCAGGCGTTGGCTGTCTACGTGGATGGGGACCGGGCAGCCTTCAGGCATTGCCGATTTATAGGTCACCAGGACACGATCTTTACCGGAACGCTGCCCGAGCAGCCCATTGACCGGAGTTTCTTCGGGGGGCCGCGTGACGGGGCAGAGCGGCGGAAGCTGCGCCAATATTATGAGGACTGTTACATTGAGGGCGATGTGGATTTTATTTTTGGCTCGGCTACGGCTGTGTTTCAGGGCTGTGAGATTTTTGCGAAGAATCGCTTGAGCGATGTTGCTGCTGCAGAGGGAGAAGTGAATGGCTGGATCACGGCTGCTTCCACACCAGAGGATGCACGTTATGGCTATGTGTTTATCGATTGTGACCTGACCAGCAACGCCCCCGTTCAGTCCGTATATCTAGGTAGACCGTGGCGTAATCATGCCAAAGTCTGCTTCCTGAACTGCTGGATGGGGGCGCATGTGAAGCAGGAGGGCTGGCATAACTGGAACAAGAACGATGCGGAAGCGACGGTAGCGTACTTCGAATATCATAGTGCCGGACCTGGGGCCGGAAGTGTGATGGGGAGAGTTCCATGGTCGAAAATACTCAGTGATCAGGAAGCGGCCGAATATACTGTGCCTGTTATTTTATCCGGTGAGGATGGGTGGCAACCTTTCGAAGGTATGCTGTCATTTGAACTAGTCTCCTCGAAGTTAAAATAA
- a CDS encoding glycoside hydrolase family 88/105 protein, whose translation MQVQTQLSWSERIAEMICQQCDGEGYHVFPSERWAYVQGMTLMAMARTGKQYGKEEYVSFMKRHMDLYVQEDGSIGTYSLEEYNLDQINQGKNLFELLETTGDQRYAEAAHLLAAQLAGQPRTSEGGFWHKKIYPFQMWLDGLYMSSPFLAHYAKTFDRPDLWDEVAHQILLIERKTRDPRTGLLYHGWDESKEQIWADSVTGCSAHFWSRAMGWYAMAIVDSLEHFPIHHPQRGTIIGIFERMCNALVRVQEQESGLWFQVLDQGFRKGNYLEASGSSMFVYAMAKGVRLRYLEPHFRQAAEKGWQGLTSRLMEETEEVVKLNAICHGAGLSLDRDGSYSYYVGEQIVSDSFMGMAPLLLAALEMERLP comes from the coding sequence ATGCAAGTACAGACGCAGTTATCTTGGTCGGAGCGAATAGCGGAGATGATTTGCCAGCAATGCGATGGAGAGGGCTATCATGTGTTTCCTTCGGAACGGTGGGCATATGTTCAGGGAATGACGTTAATGGCAATGGCACGCACTGGCAAGCAATATGGCAAGGAAGAGTATGTTTCTTTTATGAAAAGACATATGGATCTGTATGTTCAGGAGGATGGTTCCATCGGAACGTATTCCCTGGAAGAGTACAACCTGGATCAGATTAATCAGGGTAAGAACCTGTTCGAATTGCTGGAAACCACCGGGGATCAGCGATACGCTGAAGCTGCGCATCTGCTCGCAGCCCAGCTCGCTGGACAGCCCCGAACGTCGGAGGGCGGATTTTGGCACAAAAAAATCTATCCGTTCCAGATGTGGCTGGATGGATTGTATATGTCGTCCCCATTCTTGGCGCATTATGCTAAGACGTTTGACCGACCTGATCTGTGGGATGAAGTGGCTCATCAGATTTTGCTAATCGAACGCAAGACGCGTGATCCGCGCACGGGTCTGCTCTATCATGGCTGGGATGAATCGAAGGAGCAGATCTGGGCCGACTCCGTAACCGGATGCTCCGCACATTTCTGGAGCCGGGCGATGGGCTGGTATGCGATGGCGATCGTGGATAGTCTGGAGCACTTCCCGATCCATCATCCGCAACGGGGCACAATCATTGGCATCTTCGAGCGCATGTGTAATGCATTGGTACGTGTACAGGAGCAGGAGAGCGGGCTCTGGTTCCAGGTGCTGGATCAGGGATTCCGCAAGGGCAATTATCTGGAAGCTTCGGGTTCAAGTATGTTTGTGTATGCTATGGCGAAGGGCGTCCGCTTGCGTTACCTTGAGCCGCATTTCAGGCAGGCCGCAGAGAAGGGATGGCAGGGACTGACGTCCCGTTTGATGGAAGAAACGGAGGAAGTCGTGAAGCTGAACGCGATCTGTCACGGGGCAGGGCTCAGTCTGGATCGGGATGGTTCATACAGTTATTATGTCGGCGAGCAGATTGTAAGTGACTCGTTCATGGGCATGGCACCGCTCTTGCTGGCTGCGCTGGAAATGGAGCGATTGCCATGA
- a CDS encoding LacI family DNA-binding transcriptional regulator, whose amino-acid sequence MITIKDIAKLAGVSYSTVSKALNGDPRIKPATRQKVLAVAEKHQYRKNIMAQQLSTGRSNIIGFVLDELSNPLFSNISGNLHAELKKRGYQMILVVADDGLDVFSQLRVDGCILWDYALDNRDAFWKKFATLNMPCFVLGTDEAPNSPYIKIDRKEGIYKAVEHLKSLGHSRIGFIGNSQNIKLEGYREALQRTGLDFDQRHVLPAHSSWEDGYFAIRNYTFESDSPTAFIGLNNLVTRGALRALLEADYNVPNDISLIGYDDLPDMQYAEVALTTIGPPLDELAAQAAELIVSLIRDEQTDYPVIIQPKLNHRNSTAVCRQQVSEH is encoded by the coding sequence TTGATAACCATTAAGGACATTGCCAAACTGGCGGGAGTGAGCTACAGCACAGTATCCAAGGCGCTCAACGGTGATCCCCGCATCAAACCGGCGACGCGGCAGAAGGTGCTCGCGGTTGCGGAGAAGCATCAATATCGAAAAAACATTATGGCACAGCAGCTTTCCACCGGCAGAAGCAACATTATCGGTTTTGTTCTTGATGAACTGAGCAATCCGTTGTTCTCGAATATATCGGGCAATCTGCATGCGGAGCTGAAGAAGCGGGGATACCAGATGATTTTGGTCGTCGCGGATGATGGGCTGGATGTTTTTAGCCAGCTTCGCGTGGATGGATGTATCCTGTGGGATTATGCGCTGGACAATCGGGATGCCTTCTGGAAAAAGTTCGCGACACTCAACATGCCATGTTTTGTGCTTGGTACAGATGAAGCCCCGAATTCCCCTTACATCAAGATTGACCGGAAAGAGGGCATATACAAAGCGGTTGAGCATCTGAAATCACTGGGACATAGCCGAATTGGTTTCATTGGCAACTCCCAAAATATCAAGCTTGAAGGGTATCGGGAAGCGTTGCAGCGCACAGGCCTTGATTTTGATCAACGTCATGTGCTGCCTGCACATTCCTCCTGGGAGGATGGTTATTTTGCCATTCGGAATTATACGTTTGAATCAGATTCGCCAACGGCATTTATTGGCTTGAACAACCTGGTGACCCGAGGCGCGCTGCGGGCTTTGCTGGAAGCCGACTACAATGTGCCGAATGATATTTCGTTAATCGGTTATGATGATCTGCCGGATATGCAGTATGCCGAGGTGGCGCTAACCACCATTGGCCCGCCGCTGGATGAACTGGCAGCACAGGCAGCAGAGTTGATCGTATCGTTGATCCGTGATGAGCAGACGGATTATCCGGTGATTATCCAACCGAAGCTGAATCATCGCAATTCGACGGCAGTTTGCCGTCAGCAGGTGTCTGAGCATTAA
- a CDS encoding extracellular solute-binding protein: MIIRGAGRKSVLAVILAISLAGCSSSTGAGGDKGSASPSSEPAFNYTGAGPVTDQKDAKLSILGTNAWTTNVDLSTAEIVKKIESNAGVTVDWDLIPPQNYADAVNPRLAAGTGLPDIVYLPDQDQLMKYINSGLFIPLNDLVEKYGVNLKKIYDKSPSVKASLTTPDGKMYYVPQQTLTKNYMPLFMVNERWLKKLGLNEPATLDEFTAMLRKFKTDDPNGNGEADEIPLSMESKFVPMAFGPAFGLDLSNQFYADDQGKVHFSYYEPAYKEYLTYLNGLYKEGLLGVDYASTTSDQVTSRISQDVTGATFNFSWYMSMVYSPLFKDYDPVEPIFKGILPLKGPHGDQFYIGRTPVSGIFGISKDSKNPELAFRFLDYAVSEEAQTYYTWGIKDDTYTEENGVKTFTDKGKDNDYIQKLGIGPVNLPNIQSTDSADSVVAEWHAKLDKELEPYIHEPFPFVYALPDEASVESMSMPDITTYVEEMNFKFISGDASLDQFDSYIETLKKMNIEQVIAGRQAQYDRYKAAQQ; this comes from the coding sequence ATGATAATCAGAGGGGCCGGAAGAAAAAGTGTTCTCGCGGTGATTCTTGCTATCAGTCTCGCCGGATGCAGCAGCAGTACAGGAGCAGGGGGAGATAAGGGCAGTGCTTCACCAAGCTCGGAGCCAGCGTTCAACTACACAGGGGCAGGTCCGGTAACGGACCAGAAAGATGCCAAGCTGTCGATTCTCGGGACTAACGCATGGACGACTAACGTGGATCTCTCTACTGCCGAGATTGTTAAGAAAATTGAGAGTAATGCCGGGGTAACAGTCGATTGGGATCTCATTCCGCCGCAGAATTATGCAGATGCGGTGAATCCAAGGCTTGCGGCCGGAACAGGATTGCCGGATATCGTCTATCTGCCGGATCAGGATCAGCTCATGAAATACATTAACAGTGGTCTGTTTATTCCGCTGAATGACCTGGTGGAGAAGTATGGTGTGAATCTCAAAAAAATTTACGACAAATCCCCCTCCGTCAAAGCCAGTTTAACGACGCCAGATGGTAAAATGTATTATGTTCCGCAGCAAACGCTTACGAAAAACTACATGCCCTTGTTTATGGTGAATGAACGCTGGTTGAAGAAGCTGGGACTGAACGAACCTGCGACACTGGATGAGTTCACAGCGATGCTGCGCAAATTCAAGACAGACGACCCGAACGGAAACGGCGAGGCGGATGAAATACCGTTGTCCATGGAATCCAAGTTTGTGCCGATGGCATTTGGTCCTGCTTTTGGTCTTGATCTGTCCAATCAGTTCTATGCTGATGACCAGGGTAAGGTACATTTCAGCTATTATGAGCCTGCCTACAAGGAATATCTGACATACCTGAACGGGCTGTACAAAGAAGGACTGCTCGGGGTGGACTATGCCAGTACCACAAGTGATCAGGTGACCTCCCGCATCTCGCAGGATGTAACCGGAGCCACGTTTAATTTTAGCTGGTACATGTCGATGGTCTACAGCCCGCTGTTCAAGGATTATGATCCGGTGGAGCCCATCTTCAAAGGCATTCTGCCACTGAAAGGACCGCATGGAGACCAGTTCTATATTGGACGTACTCCTGTGAGTGGGATTTTTGGAATCTCCAAAGATAGCAAAAATCCTGAACTCGCCTTCCGTTTCTTGGATTATGCGGTTAGTGAAGAAGCGCAGACGTATTATACGTGGGGAATCAAGGATGATACGTACACCGAAGAGAATGGCGTGAAGACATTCACGGACAAAGGCAAAGATAATGACTATATCCAGAAACTCGGCATTGGTCCCGTGAATCTGCCGAACATTCAGTCTACTGATTCGGCGGATTCCGTTGTGGCCGAATGGCATGCCAAGCTCGACAAGGAATTGGAGCCTTACATCCACGAGCCGTTTCCATTCGTATATGCTCTGCCAGATGAGGCGAGTGTAGAGAGCATGTCCATGCCTGATATTACGACATATGTGGAAGAGATGAACTTCAAATTTATAAGCGGAGATGCCAGTCTGGATCAGTTTGACAGTTATATTGAGACTTTGAAAAAAATGAACATTGAGCAGGTTATTGCCGGCAGACAGGCGCAATATGACCGGTATAAGGCCGCACAGCAATAA
- a CDS encoding carbohydrate ABC transporter permease → MQKSRSDRLFYGFVYLLTILAVVVTLYPFLYVISISFSSVDAIDKQKVALWPVGFTLSGYKMVLQYRELWVSFYNTLWYTVIGTLLNIVATCLAAFPLSRQQFFLRRKLNFFIAFTMYFSGGLIPVYMLITSLGLYNTRWVMVLPVLVITFNVMICRSAFEGIPNEIFESASIDGANELTMLYRLAIPIIKPTLAVLTLYYAVFHWNNFFSALLYLGKQDMQPLQMFLRRVLIMASPEVMQKMGGTMTTGALAVSTLQVRYVSIVVSILPIVTIYPFIQRYFVKGITLGAVKG, encoded by the coding sequence ATGCAAAAATCGAGAAGTGACCGGTTATTCTACGGATTTGTCTACCTGCTGACCATATTGGCAGTCGTCGTTACGCTGTATCCTTTTCTGTACGTGATCAGCATTTCATTCAGCTCAGTTGATGCGATCGACAAACAAAAGGTTGCGTTGTGGCCGGTAGGATTCACTTTGTCCGGGTACAAAATGGTGCTCCAATACCGGGAGTTGTGGGTGTCCTTCTATAACACCCTGTGGTACACCGTTATAGGTACACTGCTGAATATTGTAGCTACGTGTCTAGCTGCATTTCCGTTATCCAGACAACAATTTTTCCTGCGCAGAAAGCTGAACTTTTTCATCGCCTTCACCATGTATTTCTCGGGTGGACTCATCCCGGTCTACATGCTGATTACGTCACTGGGGCTATATAACACCCGCTGGGTGATGGTGCTTCCTGTGCTGGTCATTACGTTTAACGTCATGATTTGCCGCTCAGCCTTTGAGGGTATTCCGAATGAAATCTTCGAAAGTGCAAGCATAGACGGAGCCAATGAACTGACGATGCTGTATCGTCTGGCGATACCCATTATCAAGCCAACGCTTGCCGTACTAACGTTATATTACGCCGTATTCCACTGGAACAACTTCTTCTCAGCCCTGCTATATCTGGGCAAACAGGATATGCAGCCCTTGCAAATGTTCCTGCGCAGGGTGCTGATCATGGCATCACCGGAGGTCATGCAAAAAATGGGCGGCACGATGACCACGGGTGCGCTCGCGGTGTCCACACTTCAGGTTCGGTATGTGTCGATTGTGGTCAGCATTCTGCCAATCGTTACGATCTACCCTTTTATCCAGCGGTACTTCGTCAAAGGGATTACCCTCGGAGCCGTGAAAGGATAG